A region from the Cannabis sativa cultivar Pink pepper isolate KNU-18-1 chromosome 9, ASM2916894v1, whole genome shotgun sequence genome encodes:
- the LOC115723217 gene encoding U11/U12 small nuclear ribonucleoprotein 35 kDa protein — protein sequence MSNLNSVFYADSYHPIQAGSIDATDVLPHDNAIYRAHLCNSAALYDPFGDPKLIGDPYCTLFVARLNHQTTEHTLRKAMSKYGRVKNLRLVRHIVTGASRGYAFVEFETERDMRRAFKDAQHSIIDDSEIIVDYNRQQLMPGWIPRRLGGGLGGKKESGQLRFGGRERPFRAPLRPIPYDDLKKLGIPPPPEGKYMSRYQVPSPPRRERNIADREEVSHRSRSQDRDGQLSRSSPVKREEQYHKRRSTDREKRSRRVPEEKGKEYAERTSMDKLDYSSHSVEREEDHYNRKSVDKEDGSHKRNYKNREEQRSHKRHKSHRSERSTGS from the exons ATGAGTAACTTAAACTCAGTGTTCTACGCTGACTCATATCATCCCATCCAAGCCGGAAGCATCGACGCCACCGATGTCCTTCCACACGACAACGCTATATATAGGGCTCATCTCTGCAACTCTGCTGCTCTAT ATGACCCCTTCGGTGATCCCAAGCTCATCGGAGACCCTTACTGCACTCTCTTTGTTGCTCGCCTCAATCACCAGACCACCGAACATACTCTTCGCAAg GCTATGAGCAAGTATGGCCGGGTCAAGAATTTACGTTTAGTTAGGCACATtg TAACAGGTGCTTCACGTGGTTATGCTTTTGTTGAGTTTGAAACAGAAAGAGATATGCGGCGTGCATTCAAG GATGCTCAACATTCGATTATTGATGATTCTGAAATTATAGTTGATTACAACAGACAGCAGTTGATGCCAGGCTGGATCCCGCGAAGGTTAG GAGGGGGACTTGGTGGTAAGAAGGAATCAGGACAACTTCGTTTTGGAGGACGAGAGAGACCATTTCGTGCTCCCCT GCGACCAATCCCGTATGATGATTTAAAAAAACTGGGTATTCCACCTCCACCAGAAGGAAAATACATGTCACGGTATCAG GTCCCATCTCCACCTAGAAGAGAAAGGAACATAGCTGACAGAGAAGAAGTATCTCATAGGAGTAGGTCCCAAGATAGGGATGGACAACTTAGCAGAAGCAGTCCTGTGAAAAGGGAAGAACAATATCATAAGAGGAGATCTACAGACCGGGAAAAGCGCTCTCGTAGGGTTCCTGAGGAGAAAGGCAAAGAATATGCTGAAAGGACATCTATGGACAAGCTTGATTATTCCTCGCATTCTGTAGAGAGGGAGGAAGACCATTATAATAGGAAATCTGTAGATAAAGAAGATGGTTCTCACAAGAGAAACTACAAGAATAGGGAGGAACAACGCTCTCACAAACGACACAAATCCCACCGGAGTGAGAGGTCTACTGGTTCATAA